The Bdellovibrio sp. ZAP7 DNA segment TTACACCCTGATCGGCGGAGCTGACGGCTGCCCGACCACAATCACTCTGATTGAACAGTGTGGCGGCTTTACTTTAAATCCACGCCTGAAAGACACGGACCTCGACACAGTTCGCTTTTGCCACATCGACAAAGGCCCACGGTTTTCCCGCAATGACTTCGGGAAGGTTTCGACTGCCTCTAAAACTGAAGACGAATACATTCGCAGAACTGAAGTAGCCCACCTGGGCCCTCAGATCTTGCCACTCAGCCAGGATTTAGTGTTTTTAAATCCCGATCGCCTTAGATTTCAGTGGGAGCACATCGTGCGCGGTCGTGGCGTGAGCTGCCTTTACGCCAGATAATATTCAACCAAATTTGATCTTATTTTTTATTAAGAATAGCGTTGTAAGCCGTTTCGAAAAACTCGATGGATCCTTTGTCGCAACGACGGATCTGAGTCTGATAGGCTTCGGTAACCGTCTTGATCGACGCCCCTGCCGGCACTCCCAAAACTTCGTAAGCATCCCAAGTATGAGAATTATAGCTAAAGATCACATTTAGATTTTTGGGTCTTACCCCTTGCAAATCCGGATGAACAGCTGCGCGCGTAGCCGCCACAGGTCCCACCTCTTTGGCAGAAGTTGGCTGTTCGGGCTCGATGAGCGGCGGCGCGCTGTCCTTTGCTTTCATGTCCAGGCGCGTAGGAGTTTTCTCCCCACCTCTAGATAAAAGGTACCAGACAACGAAGGCCCCTGCTCCCACAAGGTTCAACGTCAAAAAATCTTGGCTATTCATGTAAAGTCTATTATTCGTTGTCAGCTTAAAATTAGCAAGGAGTCCCTGACCATGGCAGCACCAAATCCTTTCGAAAAACAAAACGCTATTCCCGGAGTGAAACATATTATCGCAGTAAGCTCGGGTAAGGGTGGAGTTGGTAAAAGCACCGTTGCGACCAACCTCGCAATGGCCTTGGGGCGCAAATCAAAAGTTGGTTTACTTGATGCTGACGTGTATGGTCCGAGCATTCCTCGTATGTTGGGCTCTCTTGCTCAAAAACCAAACATCAACCCCGAAACGAACCAACTTGAGCCGATCAACCGTTACGGCATCAAACTGATGAGTATTGGCTTTTTGATCGAGGAAGGTTCGGCCGTTATCTGGCGTGGCCCGATGTTGTTCAAAGCGATGGATCAGTTCCTGCGCGATGTGAATTGGGGCGAATTGGATTACTTGGTTGTCGATCTGCCTCCAGGCACGGGAGACATCCAACTGACTCTGGCACAAAAAGTTCCAGTGGCCGGCGCCGTTTTAGTATCCACTCCGCAGAACGTTGCGTTGATTGATGTCAAAAAAGCAGTCGATATGTTTCAACGCGTAAACGTACCTTTGCTGGGTATGGTTGAAAACATGGCCTATATGGTCAACCCAGTGAATGGCGAAAAAATGCAGCTTTTCCCGAAGGGCGAGATCGACTCTTACGCGGCACAAAAAGGTATTGCAAAGCTTGGGGAAATTCCATTTAATCCCTCTGTAGGCTTGGCATGTGAAGCAGGTATTCCGATCGTCGAAGCAAACAGCAACGGCGCAGAGGCACAGGCTTTCATGGCGATCGCTGACAAACTGCGTGAGATGTTGCCATAGATTTAACGATCACAAATCCCCTTCATTGAAGTTTTACAACTTGCCATCACTCTGGATTGTTTGTTGAATAACGAAAAACCATATTGAGGGGGATCTCATGAAAAAATTCTTCGCTGCTACTTTGATCGCTTTGGGTTTCTGCGTTTCTGCACAAGCTGAAACTGCAATGCCTATTCTTCCAGTTTCTGTTCAATCTGAAGTTTACGCTACAACTGCTGAGCAAGCCGCTGGCGAAACTCAATGGGCGACTCAAGGTAAATATTGCTGCTTCCAAAGCCATGGCGGCGGTTTCTGTGAATTGAACAACTACTTCAACGTGGGCACTCCATGCAAATGCACTAACGGTGGCAACAACACCATCTCTGGTCACGTTTGCCGCTAGTTCTGTAATAGAACGACTCGGCCATGGGTCCGTCCCGGTTATGTTCCGCAACACAGTATCTTGTGAGTGGTGATTAGCTGGGCGAAAATAGATTCGTGGCCGTTATAACTTCAGAGGCAATCATGAAAGCGTTTTGTCTCGTACTCATTATAGGATTGATTTTTTCAAAGTCGATCCATGCTTCGACTCAGGGAACTCTTCGTTTCCCTCTTCAAAATCAAACACCGTTGTATTCTTCATCTGCACTTGATCCCGAGATCGATAGTGATGACGTGTACGCTATGAGCGTGTGCTGCCCCGTGAGGCCTGCTCCATCATGTGGTTGGGGTGACTTCCCTATTGGCAGCGAATGTTACTGCAGTTATGCCGGTCAAATTTATCCTGGAACCGTTTGCGGAAAGTGATTTCTGTGAACTTAAATTAGGAGGATTTTATGAGAAAGGTATTAGCCACCCTTACTCTGGCCCTTGCATTCTCTTCCGCTGCGATCGCGGCTCCGCAGTCACAGCTGCCTTCAGGACGTCCCCTTTTCCCTATTGAAACGCAAGCCGCAGGCCTGATGAGTACGACAGCAGAACAGGAACAATTGGATATGGCGAAACTTGATGAAGGCGATGCCAAATACTATTGGGGCAATAAATGTTGCACCAATTATGGTTGGTGTTATCTGAACCAATGGGCGCCAATCGGTTACAACTGTTATTGCTATAGCTATGGTTGGTATTATTACGGCAGAGTTTGTTACTAACTCGTCTTGAAGACAGCCACACTCTTGCTTGAATAAAGATGCCGATTTCATCGGCGTCTTTATTCATATTGCCAATCTATCTATAAACCTGCGCCTTCATCTGAATATTAAAAAGATCTTCTTCCCCCGGTTCTTCATGGGCATAGCGGATCTCCAGCTTGCCGGTTTTATGCCCCACGGCCGATGCGGGATTCGCGTAAAATGAAACTTTCATCGCTGTTGTTTCACCCGGCTCAACAGCAAAATTCTCCACGGTGTAACCGAAACCCTCACCGGTGAAAGTCGCTCCCCGACAAGTTACAACATGATTGGTGTTATTCTTAAACTTAACAAATTTAATTTTGGTATGTCGTTGCTTCACTTTCCCAAAATCCACGAATTGCAATTGCTCGCGAAGATCCTTTTTTAATTTCTCCATCTGATAGATCTCTATCGTGGGTATTTGCGAGCCATCGTAAATCACGGCAGGTTCGATACTCGCGAAGGCAAAGGAGACAGCAAACAATAAATAACTGCTGCATAAAAGGGCAACTTTCATTCTTATAATCTCCTTTTTGTTTTCTTTTTCAGTCTTGCTGATATTTTTTTAAGCGCAAGCAATCGCCGAATTCTGTGCTTTCAATCAATTTATCGAGGGGCTTTTACTCAAGATTTCTCGACGTGAGACGAATCTCGAACTGTTTTGAGAAAATGATGACCATCACTTTGTCGAAAAAGAAAATCGAGCTATTCTGTAAATGTTGAAACCGAGGGGCCTGTTAGACTCGACTTGTTCGGGTGAATGCTTAAGGGCCAGCTAAAGGAGGACAGTGATGAAGTTTCGTATCCACGACCATCATGATGAAGCACCGAAGTGACGAGGCGTCACCAGGATTACTACCGCAAAAGGTTCGGTCAGATTCTATAGATAACTCAAAGGAGGTTCCTAGGGTTATACTCGTTAGGATTTAGATCCTTCCTTTGCCTCAAGGCAAACTATGGGAAACCATAGGGCGCAAAGCTACAGGGGCTTCACTGCCAGCCAGCTGCCAAAGGTCACAGAGTACCTAAGGGAACTTAGAGGTGTGCAAAATGGAAGGTCTTTTTATTACAAAGGATTGGTTTCATTCCCCTCGCCTAGGAGCTATCAATGATGATTATTCCTAGGCACTTTTTTTTCTTTCTTCTCTTCTTTTAAATCCTTAAAACTTAGTTCTCGGTTCACCCAGCTTGCTGGGTAGGCGTACTTGCATAACGTCGACACGCCATCGTGGCTCACCGTCGCCGCCCTTGGCGGTTCGCGCATCCATGCGCCGACGGAGGTCGACTTTTATGCAAGTACGCCTACCCATCAATCTGGGCGTTCGACTGCTTAGTTTTTGGACTTCAAAAGAAGAGAAGAAAGAAAAAAAGGGTCTCGGCTTACTTCGGTGTTTGTTCCTTCGGTCGGTTCTTTCAACCAAACCTTTTCCATATTGAGTTTTAGTGTCTTGCTAGGCCCAATGACTTTTGTTTTGGGAGGACGTTTATGTCTACGACTTTGGTGGTTGGGTGTTGTTTTTTTATTTTTTCGGTTAGGTAGTGGCGGTGGCAGTCGGTGGCTTCGTTTTCGTAGCAGAGTAAGGCTGAGCGGCCTCTTTGTTTTGATAGAGATATGACTTCTTCTACTTCTTTGGGGTGTTTGGGTAGGATTTTGGATTTGTAGTCGTTGAACATTTTTTTGCGGGTGATGAGGTGTTCTTTGGCGGCTTTTCTCCAGGCTGAGGGGACGCCTAGTTCTTTTCCTAGGTAGGTGTATTCGATGCCTGCTTCTTTTAGTTCGGCGGCTAGTTTGTTTTTAGAGAAACCTTTTTTTCGGCTTACTGGGTTTCTACGGATATCTATGATTCTTTTTATTTTATTCTTTTTGAGGCCTTCTACGAATTCGTCGATGTCGCAGCCTTCGTAGCCTACTGTGTAGATTGTCATTCTTGCACCCTCCCCTCTTAGTTTATTTTTCTTAAGGGTGGTAACCAAGAGGGGCTGGCAAAATGCAGACTAATTCAAGTCTGAATCTCTGTAGTTGATGTACAGAATAACACTGTCGGCGACGGCTTTTCTGCCGTCTGTTAGTGTGACTGGTGTTGGACCTATTTTGATTCTTACAGGACTGACAAAAGCATCGATCACATATCTGCATGATTCATTCGTGCCGGGCTTGCCGTCAAATCTTATCGAAATGTCGTAGGTGTTATCTGAGCCCAGATTCCCGAAGCCAGCGGAGCTTGCTGGGCATCCTGGCATTGTCGTATTGATTTCGTACCAAGAAGCCCCGCGGAGTTCTACCTCTTGCACTTTTGGTTCTAGAAACTGAACATTATGGAGGCTTCCTCTAAGGAACGCCATGCCATGAAAACCTCGAGTGGAAAGAAGATCCATCGAAATTGCAGCGTAGGCTTCTGCTCGAGTCAGATGCAGCTCTTCTCCCACCATATATAATTTGGGCTTATCTTCATCAGCAGCGTTGTTACCGGAACATCCAACCGAACTTGCGGCAGTTAACAAAAGAAAGGATAAGAAAAGGTGTCTAAGTGTCTTTGATTTCATAGTGATCTCCTTGATGGAGACCGGACATTGCATCCGGAGGGCCAACCCCAGATCGAATATATGCTGAAACACGCAGAGACTAGGGTCCTTATTCTTAAGTTCCGGATTCCAAGGCTGCTCCTATTCCACGCCCTCGGAATCTTTAGTGTGATATCGATTTTATGGCGGATTTAGACTGGCATCATGGCTGCAATTCGGCCCGGCAACCTCAACCGAATGGAGAAACCATGAATCCCATCAAATCAAAAACGACACTAGCCATCCTTGCATCCGCTGTAGGCTTCCTATCTGCCTGCCAGCCTTCCTCTTCAGGAAAGAAAGTCGACCCCTCACTCATCTACGAATTCGAATATAACGGCTGCAACACCGGAGCTCACGGCTTCAAAACCCTGGTTGATTATTGCGACGCTCTTCGCAGCAATGAATTAAACAAAGGCTGTGCTCTTGATTTACGAGCGCAGGAATATGCGAACCGTTGCGAAAGCCAACAACAAGCCGAACTCAATGTGACGTCATTCGATGAGGAATTAGATCAGAGTGACGATCTCTAATCGCTATAAAAAAACCCACTCTCTCGAGTGGGTTTTTACTTTTTTAGCTTAGTTATTCTCAGCTACGGGGATGTGGATTCTTGTTCCGACCATCAAGCTTGCTGGGTTGCGAAGCTTTTTGTTGTTTTGTTTTAGCTGGCTCACCGACACGTTGTATTTGGCAGCGATGTCAGTCAGGTTGTCGCCCTTACGGACTACGTGTACCTTGCTTTTGGCTACCTCCCGGGCAGAGCTGCTGTTGTCTCCGCCTGGAATTTTAAGTTTCATGCCCAACTTCAATTTGCTTTTGCGTTTGATGTTGTTGGCTTTTTGAAGTTCCGCAACGCTAGTTGAGTATCTTTGCGCGATAGAGAACAAAGAGTCACCTGATTGAACTACATAGAAACGGCCACCTATTAATTCTGCAGCCGCAGTTTCAACTGATTTTTCTGGAGCTGGTTTTGCGTTGGCTTTCGCAGCTACAGTGCTGTTGTTTTTGCGGTCTGAACGATCACGAAGCGGTGTGCGATCTGGAACGTAGATCGTGCGACCCACTGTCAAACGTGATTTTCTTGGCAAATCATTTAGATCGCGAAGGTAAGCTACAGAAGTTCTGTACTTACGAGCGATAGATTTCAAGTTATCACCTTTACGGATTTTGTAAGTTTGCGTGTCACCGCTGTCAGCGATAAATTTCACGTCAGTTACGAAAGATTCCGTTGCAGCCACAGTTGCCGTCTCAGTCGTGCCCGGTGGGATACGAAGGATCAACTCGCTGCCTTTAAGAATCGCCACTTCACCTTTGAACTTAGGATTCAACGCTTTGAAGTCCTCGTAGTTCAAGTTTAGCTTTTCGGCCATTTGGCGCATGTTCACTGGTTGTTTTACCGTGATGTGATCAAACTCGATCGGTGGAAGATAATCGATATCTTCGAAACCGTATTTTGCTGGATCTTTTGCGATCAACTTGGCAGCGATGAATTTCGGTACATAGTTGATGGTTTCTTTAGGAAGGCGGTTTTTGCGGGCAAGTTCCCAGAAATCACGCGTGTAGTGATTCATCACTTCGCGTTTTACGCGGTTTTCACCCACGTTGTAGGAAGCCATTGCCAAATACCAAGAACCGAATACGGAATAAAGACCTTTGAAGTATTCTGCTGCTGCTTGAGTCGCGAACACGGGGTCACGACGTTCATCGACGAATGGATTGATTTCCAAACCATAACGTTTACCCGTCCCACGAATGAACTGCCAGTATCCAACGGCTGCTGCGTGTGACGTTGCTTGTGAACTGAAACCTGATTCGATCAATGCGATATAGAAAATATCTTCAGGCAAACCGTTGTCACGCAACACCTTTTTCATCAGCTTTTCATAGCGTGAAGAACGCGCCAAATATCTTTCCATGTGCTCGCGACCGCGGCCTTGGAAATACGTGATCCATTTTTCAACCAAAGGATTGATTTCTGTAGGGATAACATCCAACTCTTGGTCTACGACCTTGGGACCCTCAGGATCAGACAAACGGAACGAGCCGATGTCTTTGATTTCAGAAGCAGGCTCGTTGCCCGCGTTCCCTGTTGCCTTTTCGCCATTCGCATTCAATTCCTTATGAACGCAACCCGAAAGTAGGCCCAGGACTATACTTAATGTAACTAGTCTCCTCATGAGTCCTCCGAACAGGTTTCAGGCTACAAAAGTCGAAGGAGTTTTACAATAAAACAACGTACTTATTTTGCCTTTTTAGTAAGCAAGTCTTGCCAAATGATTGGCGGAACGGCGTAGGACTCCTTACCAATAGTCTGATAAAGCAGAGTATTTCTTAGAATAGCTTTCACATAGAAGCTCGTCTCATTCCACGGCAACTCATCCACCCAGATCTCCGCCTCTGGAGAAGAACCTGGATTTGTCATCGCAGATGAAACCTCTGGACGTGCTTCAATCCATTTTTTCAAACGATAGGGTCCTGCGTTATATGCTGCGAGCGCAAATGGCACACTTTGCGAGAACTGGCCCAACATCTGGGAAACATAGAACGAACCCATGGGAATATTCACTTCGGGTCGGAACATATCTTCTGGCACTTCCACTTTCATTCCCAAACGTTTCGCAGTGTCTTGCGCTGTCGGAGGAATCATTTGCATCAAGCCCAACGCATTTGACGTGGAAATCGCCTTCATATTAAAACCACTCTCTTGACGAGTCAGGCTTCGCAGCAGAATCACATCGATACCATAGCGATCTGATTCTTTCCTATAAAGACTGGTGAAGACTTCTGGATAACCTATTTTCAAGAATTTTTCCTGACGCAAACGCGGATCATTTTCCAGGGCATCATTCACGAAACGAATAGCTGTAAAATACTGCCCGCGCTCCGCAAGCTTTTCTGCCAACGCCACTTTCAATGTCGGATCTTTCATCGGAGGCAGATCAGAAAGTTCTGTTTGCGCTTCACTCACCCACCCTGCATGCGACAAAGCAACAAAACGGTCCCATGATTTTTTCTGGTTTCCAGCAAGATAAAAGGAATTTGCCAGCGCCAGATTTTTATCAGTTACTTCTGGCCAAGTTAATTTTCCATTTTGATTTTCTGCACGCAAGCGCAAGCCATAATATGAAAACGGATACTTTTCGATCAGAGCCTGAGAGGCTTTATCGGCGCGGTCTTTACTAAATTGTTGAAGCGATCGCACCAACCAGTACTGTGCATTCAGATCATAGCGATCTTTGCCCTGCTGAACCAACCGCTCAAGCAGTGCAGATGCCGTCGTGAAATCTTGTTTGCGATAGTAAATCAAGCTTGAGCGGAACAACGCTTCAGATGATTCATCCGATCCGTTGGCCGTGACGATCAATTTATTATAAAGATCGAGTGCTTTATCGTACTCGCCCAAAAAGTGAGCGGAACGAGAAGCCACCCACAAGGAACTGACGATGGATGGTGATTGCGGATTTTTATCGTAAGCCTTTTGCGCAAGTTCCAGACTGGAAGCCCATTCCCCTTTGCGGTGCAGGTTTTGCGCCCATTCCAACAATCGTGAAGCATCAGCATGAGACATTTCCACGAGGGCTTTTTCAGCAACCATTTTATCGCTGATGGAGTTATAAATTTCCAAAGGCTTGTCTTTCAAACGACGAGCCGCGCGACCACCAGGGTATTGATTCAACAGACTGATGGTGTCTTTCAACGCTGGAATTAAATCGTTTTGTTTTAATGACTGACGAATACGCTCTTCAAGTTTTCCATCTTCACCGATGGCTTCCACTTGCACCGGAACAGCGGCTTTTGCAGACTGACTGCGGGCTTTGGCCAAAAACTCTAACTTTTCAGTTAGATATTTTGAGTCTTTCATACTTTGCGCTTCTTCATACAAGAACTGCGCTTGAACGTAGTCATTCGCATTCAACGCAAAATCCCCCAGCATTTGATAACACTGAGATTTCTGTTCGCGGTTTAGTTTGGAACCATTATCCAAAAGTTTTTCGATGCGGGATTCAATTTTACGATTTTTAAGTTTCGCCTGGGCATCAAGATAGCTTAGTTCCTGACTCACCCACATATTCCAAAGATCTTGAGACCAAGGGCCCTCGTCGAAAAGGTCCCAGGATTTTGCGATCGCTGTCAGAACGCGATCTTCCTGACCTGAGCTGGTCTTCTTTTGCTGAGCTTTATCCAAGCAGTGCAACCACACTTGCCCGACCCAACCCTTAAGTTCTTTCTGTGCCGCAAATACTTTAGGTGAAAGGTTCAAACACTCATTCCAACGGCCGTTGATTTCATGACCCTTAAGCTGAGCCAGCGCTGGAAGCTTGGCGATTTTTTTTGCATCCATATCGTAAAGGTCCACATAGCCCGTGCCTTTAAGATCACGATTGATATCGATTTTACGAACGACAGAGGCCGGCGCCGCAGGAGCCGCTGTTGCACTCGTGACCAAAAGTTTTAATAACAGAGACATTCCAGACATTACTCTTTCTCCTTCGCAGGACCGACAACTTGAAACGCTCCTGTATAAAGCTCACCGAAAAGACTTTTCTTTAGATACACCACGGAATATTCACGCTGCTGACGAAGCATGATACGTATTTTCATGAATTGCTCTTTGAGCTGGCTTTCCACATTGGCTTCGCCAGCCGTATCACAGTAATAAAGCCAAGCATCAGGAACAGCGCGATCCGCGCACACATCCCAATGAGTTTTGAACGATCTGTAAATCCACGGGAATGGCCATTGCTCTTTCATGCCGATCTGCACCGACTCTGTTAAAAGATTCGGATGATCCTTGGCCACTTGCAAAATCAAATTCTGCAAATCCTTCATCTCATAAGTCGAGTTCACATAAATATATGGATGATTTAAATCAATGGGCTGTGAATAAACCGAACGCCAGTCACTGCGAAGGCTCCCCAAGGTTCCGACCAAGATGATTGAACCGAAAAGATATCCCTGCCAGTCACGACGCGCGAGAATTTTTTCAGCATACAATGCCAGAACAAAATAGAAGCCCCACACCAAAGAAAGTATGCACCACACAGTCTTATAAGGAATCCAGGAATAAACAAACAGTTGAAACAAAGAAAACGCTGAAACCATACGCAGGCGCGCATCTTTCGTGAAAAGTCCCACGAAGGCCATTCCCACACCGAACAGAACCAAAGGCTCAGCATCGGCTAGGACCTTCACCCAATAAAGGAATTCTTTGTTGTGACCTGTCTCGCCCACGCCGGTTTTCATCCACGGCAAAAAGGCCTTAATGAAATCAAACAAACCCGGCCAATTACGTAAGAATCCGGTGAACAACAATACAAAAGATATCAACAAGACCACAACCATATAGGTTAAGCGATGTGACCATGCGGCTTTAATTTTTCCAAAATTAAAATACTGACGAATAACTGCTGGGCCGGCAAAGACCAATCCAACCACCCACGATGCCAAGGTGATGGCAAAAGTTTCTTTTAATGTGGCCATCCCCACGACACCCGTCAAAAGCAGCCCCAAAGATGTTCCGTCAAATTTTTCAGTCCAACGAAGCATCCCCAAAGCAAACAGCAATTGGAAAAACACAAAGGGCATCTCATGAATGCCGGAACGGCCATAAAACAAAAAAGCGGGACTGAAAAACAGAAAGAATAACATCGACCAGCGCACAGCTTGCGAACGAATCAGGGCGAAGCTGAAAAGCATGACACTGAATACAGAGAACACCGCTGGAACAGCGCGCAGAATCTCAACACTGTGTCCCCAGATCGCGGTGAACGCCCGCAAAAGATAAAAATACAGGGGACCGTGATAGTTGGTCGGGTCGTATTTATAGAAACCATTGATTTTCATCTGCAAAACGAACCAGCCGTTGATGCCTTCATCAAAATGCAAGGGCTTATTGGTCAATAAATAAAAACGGCTAAACACAGTCAAAAGAAGAATGACAAGCCAAATGATGTATTTCTGGATTTGAGTGACGCGAATCGATTTCATTGGTATTAATCGTAAAGATGGAATCCTCAGAGTCAACCCCTCACTGCTCTCTCCTGGTATATCTGAACAAAGATGCGGACGTTGTCCCTTCTTTTCTTCAGGATCTGCGCACGTTCTTTCAAAAATTTCCTATGAAGTACGAGCTGATTGCCCTTGTGGAGCAAGGCGCCGATAAAACTTTTGCAGTGCTTAATTTACAGGCCGCGCATTCGAACTCCAATGAAACACTAAGCGTCCATAAAAACGAGAGCAAGAAAGGACGCGCACTGAGCCTCTATCAAGGTATGGAATTGGCGCGCGCACCTTTTGTGATGATATTAGACTCGGAACTGGCGTCCCCTTTTGGTGATGTTTTCAAATTATGGCAACATCTGGTCGCTGAAGACAAAGTCGACGTGTGCTGGGGCGATCGTTATCGCAAAAAAGAAAATCCATTTCTGCGTGGCGAATCACCGCGCGCAAAAACAGAAATCCTGTTCAACAATATCCTGCGCGAAAGATATAACAACTCTTTGCAAGACCCATTATGTGAGGTTATTGCCATTAAAAAATCTGCTTGGGAAAAAATCCGCACAGAGCTGCCTTTACAAAAGCTTCGTGGATGGTATCTAACCCCGGCTTTGCA contains these protein-coding regions:
- a CDS encoding J domain-containing protein, with the protein product MNSQDFLTLNLVGAGAFVVWYLLSRGGEKTPTRLDMKAKDSAPPLIEPEQPTSAKEVGPVAATRAAVHPDLQGVRPKNLNVIFSYNSHTWDAYEVLGVPAGASIKTVTEAYQTQIRRCDKGSIEFFETAYNAILNKK
- a CDS encoding Mrp/NBP35 family ATP-binding protein, encoding MAAPNPFEKQNAIPGVKHIIAVSSGKGGVGKSTVATNLAMALGRKSKVGLLDADVYGPSIPRMLGSLAQKPNINPETNQLEPINRYGIKLMSIGFLIEEGSAVIWRGPMLFKAMDQFLRDVNWGELDYLVVDLPPGTGDIQLTLAQKVPVAGAVLVSTPQNVALIDVKKAVDMFQRVNVPLLGMVENMAYMVNPVNGEKMQLFPKGEIDSYAAQKGIAKLGEIPFNPSVGLACEAGIPIVEANSNGAEAQAFMAIADKLREMLP
- a CDS encoding DUF1573 domain-containing protein, whose protein sequence is MKVALLCSSYLLFAVSFAFASIEPAVIYDGSQIPTIEIYQMEKLKKDLREQLQFVDFGKVKQRHTKIKFVKFKNNTNHVVTCRGATFTGEGFGYTVENFAVEPGETTAMKVSFYANPASAVGHKTGKLEIRYAHEEPGEEDLFNIQMKAQVYR
- a CDS encoding DUF488 family protein; translation: MTIYTVGYEGCDIDEFVEGLKKNKIKRIIDIRRNPVSRKKGFSKNKLAAELKEAGIEYTYLGKELGVPSAWRKAAKEHLITRKKMFNDYKSKILPKHPKEVEEVISLSKQRGRSALLCYENEATDCHRHYLTEKIKKQHPTTKVVDINVLPKQKSLGLARH
- a CDS encoding LysM peptidoglycan-binding domain-containing protein yields the protein MRRLVTLSIVLGLLSGCVHKELNANGEKATGNAGNEPASEIKDIGSFRLSDPEGPKVVDQELDVIPTEINPLVEKWITYFQGRGREHMERYLARSSRYEKLMKKVLRDNGLPEDIFYIALIESGFSSQATSHAAAVGYWQFIRGTGKRYGLEINPFVDERRDPVFATQAAAEYFKGLYSVFGSWYLAMASYNVGENRVKREVMNHYTRDFWELARKNRLPKETINYVPKFIAAKLIAKDPAKYGFEDIDYLPPIEFDHITVKQPVNMRQMAEKLNLNYEDFKALNPKFKGEVAILKGSELILRIPPGTTETATVAATESFVTDVKFIADSGDTQTYKIRKGDNLKSIARKYRTSVAYLRDLNDLPRKSRLTVGRTIYVPDRTPLRDRSDRKNNSTVAAKANAKPAPEKSVETAAAELIGGRFYVVQSGDSLFSIAQRYSTSVAELQKANNIKRKSKLKLGMKLKIPGGDNSSSAREVAKSKVHVVRKGDNLTDIAAKYNVSVSQLKQNNKKLRNPASLMVGTRIHIPVAENN
- a CDS encoding transglycosylase SLT domain-containing protein, which translates into the protein MSGMSLLLKLLVTSATAAPAAPASVVRKIDINRDLKGTGYVDLYDMDAKKIAKLPALAQLKGHEINGRWNECLNLSPKVFAAQKELKGWVGQVWLHCLDKAQQKKTSSGQEDRVLTAIAKSWDLFDEGPWSQDLWNMWVSQELSYLDAQAKLKNRKIESRIEKLLDNGSKLNREQKSQCYQMLGDFALNANDYVQAQFLYEEAQSMKDSKYLTEKLEFLAKARSQSAKAAVPVQVEAIGEDGKLEERIRQSLKQNDLIPALKDTISLLNQYPGGRAARRLKDKPLEIYNSISDKMVAEKALVEMSHADASRLLEWAQNLHRKGEWASSLELAQKAYDKNPQSPSIVSSLWVASRSAHFLGEYDKALDLYNKLIVTANGSDESSEALFRSSLIYYRKQDFTTASALLERLVQQGKDRYDLNAQYWLVRSLQQFSKDRADKASQALIEKYPFSYYGLRLRAENQNGKLTWPEVTDKNLALANSFYLAGNQKKSWDRFVALSHAGWVSEAQTELSDLPPMKDPTLKVALAEKLAERGQYFTAIRFVNDALENDPRLRQEKFLKIGYPEVFTSLYRKESDRYGIDVILLRSLTRQESGFNMKAISTSNALGLMQMIPPTAQDTAKRLGMKVEVPEDMFRPEVNIPMGSFYVSQMLGQFSQSVPFALAAYNAGPYRLKKWIEARPEVSSAMTNPGSSPEAEIWVDELPWNETSFYVKAILRNTLLYQTIGKESYAVPPIIWQDLLTKKAK
- a CDS encoding TIGR03663 family protein codes for the protein MKSIRVTQIQKYIIWLVILLLTVFSRFYLLTNKPLHFDEGINGWFVLQMKINGFYKYDPTNYHGPLYFYLLRAFTAIWGHSVEILRAVPAVFSVFSVMLFSFALIRSQAVRWSMLFFLFFSPAFLFYGRSGIHEMPFVFFQLLFALGMLRWTEKFDGTSLGLLLTGVVGMATLKETFAITLASWVVGLVFAGPAVIRQYFNFGKIKAAWSHRLTYMVVVLLISFVLLFTGFLRNWPGLFDFIKAFLPWMKTGVGETGHNKEFLYWVKVLADAEPLVLFGVGMAFVGLFTKDARLRMVSAFSLFQLFVYSWIPYKTVWCILSLVWGFYFVLALYAEKILARRDWQGYLFGSIILVGTLGSLRSDWRSVYSQPIDLNHPYIYVNSTYEMKDLQNLILQVAKDHPNLLTESVQIGMKEQWPFPWIYRSFKTHWDVCADRAVPDAWLYYCDTAGEANVESQLKEQFMKIRIMLRQQREYSVVYLKKSLFGELYTGAFQVVGPAKEKE
- a CDS encoding glycosyltransferase family 2 protein, encoding MKYELIALVEQGADKTFAVLNLQAAHSNSNETLSVHKNESKKGRALSLYQGMELARAPFVMILDSELASPFGDVFKLWQHLVAEDKVDVCWGDRYRKKENPFLRGESPRAKTEILFNNILRERYNNSLQDPLCEVIAIKKSAWEKIRTELPLQKLRGWYLTPALHQSARLQTLSIIEIPVYDSGRSSKSYNVWKERLNLFRDSIFTNRQ